A section of the Pseudorasbora parva isolate DD20220531a chromosome 2, ASM2467924v1, whole genome shotgun sequence genome encodes:
- the alkbh7 gene encoding alpha-ketoglutarate-dependent dioxygenase alkB homolog 7, mitochondrial, with translation MTLLITVVKQVQRKSFQRLLLYRFSSYNGALRKGSESKWLCGSSQEILSAVREQVEVRQNFISEEEENAIFKEVEPGLRKKRYEFDHWDDAIHGYRETERLQWGVICESIFNRVRGVAFPEGSPLLGPIHVLDLDKEGYIKPHIDSVKFCGSTIAGLSLLSDSIMRLVPENNSTDWVDLLLSRRSLYILRDDARFKFTHEILKDEESFFSGQKVPRHRRISVICRNLPV, from the exons ATGACACTGCTAATTACAGTAGTGAAACAAGTACAGAGGAAATCTTTCCAACGCCTGCTTTTGTATAGGTTTTCATCGTATAACGGGGCACTTCGAAAAGGGTCCGAGAGTAAATGGTTGTGTGGTTCGTCTCAGGAAATTCTGTCCGCAGTCCGTGAACAAGTTGAAGTAAGACAGAACTTCATCAGCGAGGAAGAGGAGAATGCCATTTTTAAAGAAGTAGAGCCAGGTCTTAGAAAAAAACGATATGAATTTGACCACTGGGACGAT GCTATCCATGGCTACAGAGAAACAGAACGGCTGCAGTGGGGAGTTATATGTGAAAGCATCTTTAACCGGGTGAGAGGAGTTGCATTTCCTGAAGGAAGTCCACTGCTTGGACCAATTCATGTTCTGGACCTGGACAAAGAGGGCTATATCAAACCCCATATTGACAGCGTAAAG TTCTGTGGAAGCACTATTGCAGGGCTGAGCCTGTTGTCCGATAGTATTATGCGTCTGGTCCCAGAAAATAATTCCACAGATTGGGTGGACTTGCTTCTGAGTCGGCGCTCACTTTATATATTGAG GGATGATGCCCGTTTTAAATTCACCCATGAAATCCTAAAAGATGAAGAGTCCTTTTTCTCAGGACAGAAGGTTCCACGCCATCGCCGCATCTCTGTGATCTGTCGAAACCTGCCTGTGTAA
- the gtf2f1 gene encoding LOW QUALITY PROTEIN: general transcription factor IIF subunit 1 (The sequence of the model RefSeq protein was modified relative to this genomic sequence to represent the inferred CDS: deleted 2 bases in 2 codons) yields MTSLGSSSSSTTEYVVRVPKNTSKKYNIMAFNAGDKVSCSTWTQARMERDMSNRRIYGEEESQEGAAGSEFGKKQREESRRKKYGIVTKEFKVEDQPWILKVNGKAGRRFKGLKKGGVTENASYYIFTQCADGAFEAFPVHAWYNFTPQAKHRTLTAEEAEEEWGRRNKVVNHFSIMLQRRLREQERGDDDEEEGEKGGKKKKKKGGRGGDLRIHDLEEDLEMSSDESDGSNGEDDEAKSKGKKDKGPKGKGKKKKKKGSDLEGFEDSDDGDFEGLEVDYMSDESSSEEEEPEKTKPNKGEDVPKGIDEMSESEEESEEENKNEEDAKEEEEEEDGKTPPVQVEKKKKKDSSGESDSSEDSDIEGEAASALFMKKRTPPKRGGGRGSAGSSKTGSRPGTPSIDNAATSNTLRAAASKLEQGKRQTTVPSAETPAAKRLKMEPSPQSSSGKSTPQPASGKSTPSSSDVQLTEDAVRRYLIRKPMTTKDLLKKFQTKRTGLSSEQTVNVLAQILKRLNPERKNINDKMHFYLTE; encoded by the exons ATGACGTCACTG GGGAGCAGCAGTTCCTCCACAACGGAGTATGTAGTTCGAGTTCCTAA AAACACCAGTaagaaatacaacataatggcTTTCAATGCTGGTGATAAAGTCAGTTGTTCCACATGGACACAG GCTCGCATGGAGCGGGACATGAGCAATAGGCGCATATATGGTGAGGAGGAGTCTCAGGAGGGGGCGGCAGGCAGTGAGTTTGGGAAAAAACAGAGAGAGGAATCACGGAGGAAGAAGTATGGCATCGTTACGAAGGAGTTCAAGGTGGAGGACCAACCCTGGATCCTTAAAGTTAACGGCAAGGCAGGAAGAAG ATTCAAGGGTCTGAAAAAAGGCGGAGTCACAGAGAATGCTTCCTACTACATCTTCACGCAGTGTGCCGATGGGGCCTTTGAGGCGTTTCCTGTGCATGCCTGGTATAACTTCACACCACAGGCCAAACACCGTACGCTCACAGCTGAGGAGGCAGAGGAAGAGTGGGGCAG GAGGAACAAAGTGGTGAACCACTTCAGTATCATGCTCCAGCGACGTCTCCGAGAACAGGAGAGAGGAGACGATGATGAGGAGGAAGGAGAAAAAGgagggaagaaaaagaagaagaagggaGGCAGGGGTGGAGACCTG CGCATACATGACCTCGAGGAGGACTTGGAAATGAGCAGCGATGAGAGTGATGGCAGCAATGGAGAGG ATGATGAAGCCAAGTCGAAAGGTAAAAAGGAT AAAGGCCCCAAAGGCaaaggaaagaagaagaagaaaaagggCAGCGACTTGGAAGGATTTGAGGATAGTGATGACGGCGACTTTGAGGGGTTGGAGGTGGACTACATGTCTGATGAGAGCAG TTCTGAAGAAGAGGAGCCAGAAAAGACCAAGCCCAATAAGGGAGAGGATGTCCCTAAAG GAATTGATGAAATGTCTGAAAGTGAGGAAGAGAGtgaggaagaaaacaaaaacgaGGAAGATGCCaaggaggaagaagaggaggaagatGGAAAGACACCACCAGTGCAGgtggaaaagaagaaaaagaaag ATAGCAGTGGCGAGTCAGACAGCTCTGAAGACAGTGATATTGAAGGAGAGGCAGCTTCAGCACTGTTCATG AAGAAGCGCACACCGCCTAAGCGAGGGGGCGGGCGTGGCTCAGCAGGTAGTTCAAAAACAGGAAGTCGACCTGGCACGCCTTCTATCGACAACGCTGCAACTTCAAACACTCTGCGTGCTGCTGCAAGCAAACTGGAACAAG GCAAGCGGCAGACGACTGTACCGAGCGCAGAGACTCCAGCGGCAAAGAGATTAAAGATGGAGCCCAGCCCTCAGAGCTCTTCAGGAAAGAGCACACCCCAACCAGCATCAGGGAAATCCACCCCCAGCTCCAG TGATGTGCAGCTGACAGAGGATGCCGTGCGCAGGTATCTCATCAGGAAGCCCATGACCACTAAAGATCTGCTGAAGAAGTTCCAGACTAAACGCACAGGCCTCAGCAGCGAGCAGACAGTCAACGTGCTCGCCCAGATCTTGAAGAGGCTTAACCCAGAGAGGAAGAACATCAATGACAAGATGCACTTCTACCTAACTGAGTAA